The following are encoded in a window of Zymoseptoria tritici IPO323 chromosome 4, whole genome shotgun sequence genomic DNA:
- a CDS encoding secreted small proline-rich-protein (No significant hits with protein databases. Predicted small (310 amino acids) protein, with no Trp. Probable Mg specific protein (novel gene) with unknown function.) — protein MQYQLVAAALVASAVASPAYAPAYAAPPSYEVSSSSSTEEAKPTHPATSSVEHPPVYYTSAASTTEAQTYVTKTAESSKSVETHPVVYYSSSEEASTIVVVQPTKSEAMPVPHPSSTEEAKTVYVCPSASQGQSKPAPSAPAPGMPAAPPAAPQAPAPQAPAPQAPAPQAPAPQAPGSPMPAAPAPASPIQQINDGQIQNPAGPANNGPAAPAPASPAPNSPIQQINDGQIQNPANGAGASPSGPASYPAPGAASNGTASPIPYKSGNNGAAGNGTKSPVSPPQAYTGAASSLSAAGLIAGLGAMAAFFL, from the exons ATGCAGTACCAACTCGTCGCCGCTGCCCTCGTGGCCTCCGCTGTCGCCAGCCCGGCATACGCCCCAGCCTACGCTGCTCCTCCAAGCTACGaggtgtcttcttcctcgtccaccgAGGAGGCTAAGCCTACCCACCCAGCGACTTCTTCCGTTGAGCACCCGCCGGTTTACTACACCTCTGCTGCGTCCACCACCGAGGCTCAGACTTACGTGACCAAGACTGCCGAGTCTAGCAAGTCCGTGGAGACTCACCCAGTTGTGTACTATTCCTCTTCCGAGGAGGCTTCGACCATCGTTGTCGTTCAGCCTACCAAGAGCGAGGCAATGCCAGTCCCACACCCATCTTCCACCGAAGAGGCCAAGACTGTCTACGTCTGCCCATCCGCCAGCCAGGGCCAATCTAAGCCAGCCCCATCTGCTCCCGCTCCAGGCATGCCCGCTGCGCCCCCAGCGGCTCCTCAGGCCCCCGCTCCTCAGGCCCCCGCTCCTCAGGCCCCCGCTCCTCAGGCCCCAGCTCCTCAGGCTCCCGGCAGCCCAATGCCCGCTGCCCCTGCTCCCGCTTCGCCCATCCAACAGATCAA CGATGGCCAGATTCAGAACCCAGCCGGCCCAGCCAACAACGGCCCAGCTGCCCCAGCTCCGGCCAGCCCAGCTCCTAACTCGCCCATCCAGCAGATCAA CGACGGCCAAATCCAGAACCCAGCCAACGGTGCTGGTGCATCTCCATCCGGACCTGCATCTTACCCAGCTCCCGGCGCTGCTTCCAACGGCACTGCTAGCCCGATCCCATACAAGTCTGGCAACAACGGCGCTGCTGGCAACGGCACCAAGTCCCC TGTCTCGCCTCCTCAGGCATACACCGGCGCCGCCTCTTCCCTCTCGGCCGCCGGCCTCATCGCCGGTCTCGGAGCCATGGCCGCTTTCTTCCTTTAA
- a CDS encoding replication factor C subunit 5: MALLVDKHRPRTLDSLSYHPELSDRLRALAASGDFPHLLIYGPSGAGKKTRISATLRALYGPGVEKIKIDSRVFQTTSNRKLEFNIVSSNYHLEITPSDVGNYDRVVIQDLLKEVAQTQQVDAAAKQRFKVVLINEADHLTRDAQAALRRTMEKYSPNLRLILVANSTSNIIAPIRSRCLLVRVSAPSEEEICKVLAKVGKDERYQACETLEKRIARDSKRNLRRALLMFEAVHAQNETVNDKTSIPPPDWEALIEVIAKEIIEERSPARILQVRAKLYDLLTHCIPATTILKTLTFKLMPKLDDTMKAEIIKWSAFYEHRIRMGSKVIFHLEAFVAKFMRIYEGSLLGMDLDDFDD, translated from the exons ATGGCGCTCCTCGTAGACAAACACCGTCCACGGACATTGGACTCCCTCTCGTACCATCCCGAACTCTCAGACCGACTGCGAGCTCTGGCGGCCAGCGGCGACTTTCCCCATCTCCTCATCTATGGCCCTTCCGGAGCAGGCAAGAAGACACGCATTTCGGCCACCCTACGAGCTCTCTACGGTCCAGGAGTCGAGAAAATCAAGATCGACAGTCGCGTGTTCCAGACGACCAGCAATCGCAAGCTCGAATTCAACATCGTCTCATCAAACTACCACCTCGAAATCACTCCCTCAGATGTCGGCAACTACGATCGTGTTGTCATTCAGGATCTGCTCAAAGAGGTGGCACAGACACAGCAGGTGGATGCAGCAGCGAAACAACGCTTCAAGGTCGTCCTCATCAACGAGGCGGACCACTTGACTCGAGATGCTCAGGCGGCGCTGAGGCGAACAATGGAGAAATACAGCCCCAATTTGCGATTGATCCTGGTCGCGAACAGTACAAGTAATATCATTGCTCCTATTCGTTCGCGATGTCTGTTGGTCAGAGTGTCCGCCCCTTCAGAGGAGGAGATTTGCAAAGTGCTGGCAAAGGTGGGCAAGGATGAGCGATACCAGGCATGCGAGACGCTGGAGAAGAGAATCGCCCGGGACAGCAAGCGGAATTTGAGGAGAGCGTTGCTCATGTTCGAAGCGGTGCATGCACAGAA TGAGACCGTCAACGACAAGACATCGATCCCGCCGCCAGATTGGGAGGCTCTGATCGAAGTCATCGCGAAGGAGATCATAGAAGAGCGTTCACCTGCTCGCATTCTGCAGGTCCGCGCGAAGCTATACGATCTGCTCACCCACTGCATCCCGGCCACGACAATCCTCAAG ACTCTCACATTCAAGCTCATGCCCAAGCTCGACGACACCATGAAGGCCGAGATTATCAAATGGAGCGCTTTCTACGAGCATCGAATCCGCATGGGATCAAAGGTGATCTTTCATCTCGAAGCATTCGTCGCCAAATTCATGCGAATCTACGAAGG ATCTCTCCTTGGTATGgacctcgacgacttcgatgATTGA
- a CDS encoding MFS putative major facilitator superfamily transporter (major facilitator superfamily member, carbohidrate and general substrate transport, permease, putative receptor) has protein sequence MALPPKWYQFLVSVFASLGSLLYGYDLGVIAGAVDSENFKSTFQPTKAEVGAVVSVFTGGAFFGAMFAGPCGDFLGRKKTILLGAVIFLLGGALQTGAQALSYLYAGRAIAGIGVGFLVMIVPLYQAELAHPDIRGRVTALQQFMLGVGALVASWVSYATYTYIPASSSNQWRVSLGIQIIPAGFLALLIMFFPESPRWLIDHGKADEGLRTLAKLHAHGDENDTWVRSQFNQIQDMITFEHEHEAKSYTELFTNKSSFRRLFLACSIQASVQMTGVSAIQYYSPEIFRQIGIPGSKTLQYQGISSIIALIAQFCCILFIDWTGRRWAMIGGNLGNCLTFIIATILLAQFPPGASNNQAASWGFIVVTWAYNFSFSATNGPLSWIVPAEIFDTRTRSKGVSIATMTSFAFNTMIGQVTPIALESIGYKFYIVFVVCNFTNALFFWAIQPETAKRPLEEMNYLFTNAPIFIPTMDTREFNRLDLENRVMEAEYKQHAAGHEE, from the exons ATGGCCCTCCCACCAAAATGGTATCAG TTCCTAGTCAGCGTCTTCGCCTCGTTAGGCTCGCTATTGTACGGCTATGATCTCGGTGTCATTGCTGGAGCTGTTGACTCCGAGAACTTCAAGTCCACATTCCAACCGACGAAAGCAGAAGTAGGGGCAGTAGTATCCGTCTTCACCGGAGGAGCCTTCTTCGGAGCCATGTTCGCAGGACCTTGTGGAGACTTTCTCGGTCGTAAGAAGACTATTCTCCTTGGTGCGGTGATCTTCCTTCTAGGCGGTGCTTTGCAGACAGGAGCTCAGGCGTTGAGCTATTTGTATGCTGGACGTG CGATCGCTGGAATCGGTGTTGGCTTCCTTGTCATGATCGTTCCTCTGTATCAAGCTGAGTTGGCGCATCCGGACATTCGAGGGCGAGTCACCGCGTTGCAGCAGTTTATGCTCGGAGTGGGCGCTTTGGTCGCCAGTTGGGTATCGTATGCAACATATACGTATATTCCCGCCTCGAGCAGCAATCAATGGCGTGTGAGTCTTGGGATCCAGATCATCCCGGCTGGATTCCTCGCTCTACTCATCATGTTCTTCCCCGAATCGCCTCG CTGGCTCATCGACCACGGCAAGGCCGACGAAGGCCTTCGAACACTTGCAAAGCTCCATGCTCACGGAGATGAGAACGACACCTGGGTGAGATCTCAATTCAATCAGATCCAGGACATGATAAC CTTCGAACATGAACATGAAGCCAAGTCGTACACGGAGCTGTTCACCAACAAATCGTCGTTCCGTCGATTGTTCCTTGCCTGCTCGATCCAGGCCTCCGTGCAGATGACTGGCGTGTCCGCAATCCAGTATTACTC CCCTGAGATCTTCCGTCAGATTGGTATACCCGGCTCGAAAACACTCCAATATCAAGGTATATCCTCAATCATCGCCCTGATCGCCCAGTTCTGCTGtatcctcttcatcgactGGACCGGGCGACGATGGGCGATGATCGGAGGGAACCTTGGAAACTGCTTGACGTTCATCATCGCCACCATCTTGCTGGCTCAGTTCCCTCCTGGAGCTTCAAACAATCAGGCTGCGTCGTGGGGGTTCATCGTCGTTACTTGG GCTTATAACTTCAGCTTCTCAGCTACCAACGGCCCTCTATCCT GGATCGTGCCGGCGGAGATATTCGATACTAGGACTCGATCGAAG GGAGTCTCAATCGCAACCATGACCAGCTTCGCATTCAACACGATGATCGGCCAGGTCACACCCATCGCGCTCGAGAGCATCGGATATAAGTTTTACATCGTGTTCGTGGTGTGCAACTTCACCAATGCTCTGTTTTTCT GGGCCATTCAGCCAGAGACTGCGAAGCGCCCACTCGAAGAGATGAACTATTTGTTCACAAAC GCCCCGATCTTTATCCCAACAATGGACACACGCGAGTTCAATCGTCTCGATCTCGAGAACCGCGTGATGGAAGCAGAGTACAAGCAGCATGCTGCTGGCCATGAGGAGTAG
- the MgABFA2 gene encoding putative alpha-L-Arabinofuranosidase has translation MTTFTELEVGQQASISIFSKHKLSKINDNIYGGFTEHMGRCIYGGIYDPENPNKHLIDENGFRKDVIEAMQELNVPVVRYPGGNFVATYHWLDGVGPREKRPKRPELAWLGVESNQFGTDEFMQWCKVVGTEPYLALNFGTGTLDEALAWLEYCNSKQDTYYASLRRQHGHSEPYNVKYWALGNECWGPWQVEQMTKEDYAKKAYQWAKALKMLDPSIVLILCGETGHSGWDYHVLKECLKLDQHALGGSNTASLIDMQSIHIYTASEDPVKNALAPRSAERAIEISGSLIDLARIENNVPASVPRQTICFDEWNVWDPVRAPGELGGEENYTHSDALAVAIWLNVFIRQSKYVGMANIAQSVNVISPLMTTQGGLRKQTTWWPLLLFCKYMRGTFIAAHVSCSAYEGETEPKWMRAACDTPWLDVSAAQSDDGWMSMVVVNVHLEESFEVELDGISQVSGEAVQVHSITQGTVGIDERDWDGQGNFSFPKSSITMLRWKVA, from the exons ATGACAACTTTCACAGAGCTGGAGGTTGGCCAGCAAGCCAGCATATCAATCTTTTCCAAACACAAGCTCAGCAAAATCAACGACAACATCTATGGCGGCTTCACGGAGCACATGGGACGTTGTATCTACGGTGGCATTTACGATCCCGAGAATCCCAACAAACATCTCATCGACGAGAATGGATTCCGAAAGGATGTGATCGAAGCAATGCAGGAGCTGAATGTGCCCGTCGTGAGGTATCCAGGAGGCAATTTCGTGGCCACTTATCATTGGCTTGATGGCGTTGGACCCAGAGAAAAGAGGCCGAAACGTCCTGAGCTTGCTTGGCTGGGTGTTGAGAGCAATCAATTCGGGACGGATGAGTTTATGCAATGGTGCAAGGTCGTGGGCACGGAGCCGTATCTTGCTCTCAACTTTGGGACAG GCACACTGGATGAGG CTCTCGCATGGTTGGAGTACTGCAACTCAAAGCAGGACACCTACTATGCAAGCTTGCGAAGACAGCATGGCCACTCTGAACCATACAACGTCAAGTATTGGGCGCTCGGCAACGAGTGCTGGGGTCCTTG GCAAGTCGAGCAAATGACCAAGGAAGACTACGCAAAGAAGGCATACCAGTGGGCGAAAGCATTGAAGATGCTTGATCCATCCATCGTGTTGATCTTGTGCGGCGAGACGGGTCATTCCGGCTGGGACTACCATGTCCTTAAAGAGTGCTTGAAGCTTGACCAGCATGCACTTGGTGGAAGCAATACTGCAAGCCTGATCGACATGCAGTCGATCCACATCTACACAGCTTCGGAGGATCCAGTCAAGAATGCGTTAGCTCCACGATCGGCCGAACGAGCGATAGAGATTTCCGGCTCACTGATTGACCTGGCACGTATCGAGAACAATGTGCCGGCTTCGGTCCCGCGCCAAACGATCTGCTTCGACGAGTGGAATGTATGGGATCCGGTACGAGCCCCGGGGGAGCtgggtggagaggagaactACACGCACTCGGACGCTCTGGCTGTGGCGATATGGCTGAATGTGTTCATCCGGCAGAGCAAGTACGTGGGGATGGCCAATATCGCGCAGAGCGTGAATGTCATCTCGCCTCTGATGACGACCCAGGGTGGGCTCCGGAAACAGACGACTTGGTGGCCGTTGTTGCTATTCTGTAAATACATGAGAGGCACCTTCATTGCGGCTCATGTCAGCTGCTCCGCTTATGAGGGTGAAACGGAGCCGAAGTGGATGAGAGCAGCCTGCGACACACCGTGGCTGGATGTGTCCGCTGCGCAGAGCGATGACGGCTGGATGAGCATGGTCGTGGTCAATGTGCATTTGGAGGAGAGTTTTGAGGTTGAGCTGGATGGCATCTCGCAGGTATCCGGTGAGGCTGTTCAAGTCCACAGCATTACGCAGGGTACTGTCGGAATCGATGAGCGTGACTGGGACGGCCAAGGCAATTTCTCGTTTCCAAAGTCGAGCATTACCATGCTGCGATGGAAGGTTGCATAA
- a CDS encoding 40S ribosomal protein S6 — MKLNISFPANGTQKLIDIEDEKKLRVFMDRRMGHEVPGDSVGDEFKGYVFRITGGNDKQGFPMKQGVMHPTRVRLLLADGHSCYRPRRTGERKRKSVRGCIVAMDLSVLALAIVKQGDADIPGLTDTVHPKRLGPKRASKIRRFFGLSKEDDVRKFVIRREVQPKEGKEGAKPYTKAPRIQRLVTPQRLQHKRHRIALKRRQAEKVKEAANEYAQVLHKRVNEEKSKQAELRKRRASSMRK, encoded by the exons ATGAAGCTCAACATCTCCTTCCCGGCCAACGGCACCCAAAAGctcatcgacatcgaagaTGAGAAGAAGCTGCGCGTCTTCATGGACCGCCGCATGGGTCACGAGGTTCCCGGCGACAGCGTTGGCGACGAGTTCAAGGGCTACGTCTTCCGCATCACCGGCGGCAACGACAAGCAGGGCTTCCCGATGAAGCAGGGTGTCATGCACCCAACCCGtgttcgcctcctcctcgccgacggCCACAGCTGCTACCGCCCACGACGAACTGGCGAGAGAAAGAGGAAGTCGGTCCGTGGTTGCATCGTCGCGATGGACTTGTCCGTCCTGGCTTTGGCCATTGTGAAGCAGGGAGACGCAGACATCCCAGGTCTGACGGATACTGTACACCCCAAGCGTTTGGGTCCAAAGCGTGCGAGCAAGATCCGCCGCTTCTTCGGTCTCAGCAAGGAAGACGAT GTCCGCAAGTTTGTCATCCGTCGTGAGGTCCAGCCCAAGGAGGGCAAGGAGGGCGCGAAGCCATACACCAAGGCTCCTCGCATTCAGCGTCTCGTCACTCCTCAGCGTCTCCAGCACAAGCGCCACCGCATCGCACTCAAGCGCCGCCAGGCCgagaaggtcaaggaggCTGCC AACGAGTACGCCCAGGTTCTTCACAAGCGCGTCAACGAGGAGAAGTCCAAGCAGGCCGAGCTCCGCAAGAGACGTGCGTCCAGCATGCGCAAGTAG
- the PRS4 gene encoding phosphoribosyl diphosphate synthase isoform 4 (ribose-phosphate diphosphokinase; ribose-phosphate pyrophosphokinase; PRPP synthetase; phosphoribosylpyrophosphate synthetase; PPRibP synthetase; PP-ribose P synthetase; 5-phosphoribosyl-1-pyrophosphate synthetase; 5-phosphoribose pyrophosphory) codes for MATNSIKLLTGNSHGQLAKLVADRLGIELAKIMVLQYSNNESSISIGESVRDEDVFIIQSTEPGNINDHVMELLILINACRTASARRITAVLPNFPYARQDKKDKSRAPITAKLMANMLQTAGCNHVITMDLHASQIQGFFNVPVDNLYAEPSTLRWIRENLPVKDCVIVSPDAGGAKRATSIADGLDLGFALIHKERSKPGEVSRMTLVGDVKGRIAIIVDDMADTCGTLVKAADVVMENGASEAIAIVTHGILSGNAIEKLNGSKLTKLVATNTVPHEEKKKLCDRIETIDISPTLAEACRRTHNGESVSFLFKHAPVD; via the exons ATGGCGACCAACTCGATCAAGCTCCTGACTGGCAACAGTCACGGGCAGCTCGCGAAACTGGTGGCTGATCG ACTCGGGATCGAGCTGGCCAAGATCATGGTCCTACAGTACTCCAACAACGAATCGAGCATCTCCATCGGCGAGTCCGTCCGTGACGAGGATGTCTTCATCATCCAATCGACCGAGCCCGGCAACATCAACGACCATGTCATGGAACTCCTCATCCTGATCAACGCCTGCCGGACTGCCTCAGCGCGCCGTATCACAGCTGTGCTGCCGAACTTTCCCTACGCGAGACAAGACAAGAAGGATAAGAGTAGAGCTCCTATTACGGCCAAGCTCATGGCAAATATGCTGCAGACGGCGGGTTGCAACCACGTTATTACAATGGACCTGCACGCAAGTCAGATTCAGGGGTTCTTCAATGTGCCGGTAGACAACCTCTACGCTGAGCCGTCCACTCTGCGTTGGATCAGGGAGAACCTGCCAGTCAAGGACTGCGTCATTGTGTCTCCAGATGCGGGTGGAGCAAAAAGAGCGACCAGCATCGCAGATGGACTAGACCTTGGATTTGCGCTCATCCACAAGGAGCGTTCGAAACCCGGTGAGGTTTCACGCATGACGCTCGTGGGTGATGTGAAGGGACGGATTGCGATCATCGTGGACGACATGGCCGATACTTGTGGCACTTTGGTCAAAGCCGCCGATGTTGTGATGGAGAATGGCGCCAGTGAGGCGATCGCGATAGTGACACATGGAATCCTTAGCGGTAACGCTATCGAGAAGTTGAATGGGAGCAAGCTCACGAAGCTGGTCGCGACCAACACGGTGCCGCatgaggagaagaagaagttgtGTGACAGGATCGAGACGATAGACATCAGCCCCACA CTCGCGGAAGCATGTCGCCGGACCCACAATGGCGAAAGTGTATCATTCCTCTTCAAGCACGCACCGGTGGACTAA
- a CDS encoding glucose-methanol-choline oxidoreductase (Glucose-methanol-choline oxidoreductase protein with signal peptide): MAVHSLLASLLSLPLAVATLAADKSPPKGGISHVQHPRDINTTYDYIIVGGGTSGLTVANRLTAHAHVSVLVVEMGQIDNGERVLLPYTTNVNSFHDLAPVTSMPLKHLSNTPYFVAAAATVGGGSVINGMFFDRASAADYDAWEQLGNPGWGFDDLLPYFIKSTNWSVPSPEIAEMYNYTWDESCWGQSGPIHSSIPPFQWPELPTFLQAWREMGDDIRFPEEGNDGSGLGVMWVPSSQDPTTQTRSSAKTGYYDPIADRSNLHLLTQTRVEKVNFKGKTAVGITMTSLLDSKTYKASARKEVIMAAGPVFSTNLLHKSGIGPRGMLEAAGIEVIEDLPGVGTNFQDHPALYMYWDLLNDTYPSPGLLQSNTTFFREARDEYDKSRSGPLIQPHGNNAAFLSLRTISPDVDEIVAQIAAQDPSRYLPDSYDFTSRIGYAAQHAILVDRLGGTKSAVYEMTFNGGKMVANAFQKPLSRGTIVLNMSDPLLGPQVDYNTLANPMDGIITVAMLNYTRKFYQTPSMQSLGASETIPGPGYVSTEDILKQFQQRLLSPSFSHPSCSNPMMPLALGGVVSPELLVYGVERLSVVDVSIMPMIPATHLCGTVYAIAEKAADLIKARNSEGDVCDTGPPSNCRKQKGGS; this comes from the coding sequence ATGGCAGTGCACTCGCTGTTAGCATCACTGCTTTCGCTGCCGCTTGCTGTCGCAACGTTGGCCGCGGACAAATCGCCTCCGAAGGGTGGAATTTCACATGTCCAACACCCTCGGGACATCAACACCACATACGACTacatcatcgtcggcggcgggaCATCCGGACTGACAGTAGCGAACCGCCTCACCGCACATGCACACGTCTCGGTTCTGGTGGTGGAAATGGGACAGATTGACAATGGAGAGCGCGTGCTGCTGCCGTACACGACCAATGTGAACAGCTTCCATGACCTGGCTCCGGTGACTTCGATGCCCTTGAAGCACCTCTCCAACACACCATACTTTGTCGCTGCAGCAGCTACAGTAGGAGGCGGCAGCGTCATCAATGGAATGTTCTTCGATCGCGCAAGCGCGGCGGACTACGACGCATGGGAGCAACTGGGTAACCCAGGCTGGGGCTTCGATGACCTGTTGCCTTACTTCATCAAGTCGACGAATTGGTCCGTACCCTCTCCAGAGATCGCGGAGATGTACAACTATACCTGGGATGAGTCCTGCTGGGGACAATCCGGTCCCATCCATTCCAGTATACCGCCTTTCCAATGGCCCGAACTACCGACTTTCCTGCAGGCGTGGCGCGAGATGGGCGACGACATTCGCTTTCCTGAGGAAGGAAATGATGGTTCCGGATTGGGTGTCATGTGGGTGCCGAGCAGCCAGGATCCGACTACGCAGACTCGATCGAGCGCCAAAACAGGGTACTACGATCCCATTGCGGACAGGTCGAACTTGCATCTTTTGACCCAGACGCGAGTCGAGAAAGTGAACTTTAAAGGCAAGACTGCGGTCGGCATCACCATGACCAGTCTCTTGGACAGCAAGACCTACAAGGCGAGCGCTAGAAAAGAGGTGATCATGGCGGCTGGACCAGTTTTCTCCACGAACTTGCTCCATAAATCTGGTATCGGTCCACGAGGCATGCTGGAAGCGGCGGGCATCGAAGTCATCGAAGATCTTCCAGGCGTAGGGACGAACTTCCAAGACCATCCTGCTTTGTACATGTACTGGGACCTCCTCAACGACACCTATCCTAGCCCAGGACTCCTCCAGTCCAACACCACGTTCTTCCGAGAAGCAAGAGATGAGTACGACAAGTCGCGTAGTGGTCCACTCATACAGCCGCACGGGAACAACGCCGCATTCCTGAGCCTGCGCACAATCAGCCCAGACGTAGACGAAATCGTCGCGCAGATCGCGGCACAGGATCCATCGCGATACCTACCCGACTCCTACGACTTCACATCAAGGATTGGATACGCAGCGCAGCACGCAATCCTCGTCGACAGACTTGGTGGTACCAAGAGTGCAGTGTACGAAATGACGTTCAACGGCGGGAAGATGGTAGCGAATGCCTTTCAGAAACCGCTCTCGAGAGGTACCATCGTCCTCAACATGTCTGATCCTCTCCTGGGTCCGCAGGTGGACTACAATACGCTGGCGAACCCGATGGACGGCATCATCACCGTCGCGATGCTCAATTACACGCGGAAGTTCTATCAGACTCCGAGCATGCAATCGTTGGGCGCGAGCGAGACGATACCGGGCCCGGGATATGTCAGCACCGAGGATATTCTGAAGCAATTTCAGCAGAGACTCCTGTCTCCGTCGTTCTCGCACCCTTCGTGCTCAAATCCGATGATGCCGTTGGCGCTGGGTGGTGTCGTCAGTCCCGAACTTCTGGTTTATGGAGTGGAGAGGCTGAGTGTGGTGGACGTATCGATCATGCCGATGATTCCAGCAACACATTTGTGCGGCACAGTGTATGCAATCGCGGAGAAGGCCGCCGACTTGATCAAAGCAAGGAATTCGGAAGGGGATGTCTGTGATACGGGACCACCGTCAAATTGTCGAAAGCAGAAAGGCGGATCTTGA